GACGTCCGGGACGTTTGATCTGGATTCGGAGTTGGAGATTTACTTTTCGTCGTTGGGGAAGGTGAAATTCGAGTTTACGGGGAAGACCTCGATCGTCGAAATCTCACGGTTGATTTCCAAGCACCTGTTGGGCTGATCGGTGAAAAAAAGACTATGAATATTTCCAGAACTACAACATCACTTCATAAGGCCCCAGTACCTTACTCGTCTGCACCAACCCCTGCCGCATCAACATCTCTAGATAATTCCCCGCCTCCATCGGAGGTCGCCTCAACGCCCGCCTTTGTTTCTGCGCCGCACCCAACACCGCCGCCTGATCCAGATCCCAAAGATCCGAAATAAAGTCATCCGGATGCATCGGCTCAATGTCATAAGCTGCCAGGATGTGCGGTGGAAAGTCTTTCAAGTTGAAGGTTACGATCACCTCAGCCTTGCTTCGTATCGCAGCGGCCAGCACGTGACGATCGTCAGGGTCAGGCAAATCCAAAATCGAACACAAGTCCTCGTACCCCGTAACCAAAGCGTCA
The genomic region above belongs to Pseudomonas azotoformans and contains:
- a CDS encoding PIN domain-containing protein; amino-acid sequence: MRCSPFTAVYDACVLYPAALRDLLMWLGLSGLYRARWTSQIHEEWKRNVLKNRPDLTAEQVNCTSELMDKAIPDALVTGYEDLCSILDLPDPDDRHVLAAAIRSKAEVIVTFNLKDFPPHILAAYDIEPMHPDDFISDLWDLDQAAVLGAAQKQRRALRRPPMEAGNYLEMLMRQGLVQTSKVLGPYEVML